A single genomic interval of Pseudomonas sp. FeN3W harbors:
- a CDS encoding ATP-binding protein: MPRSLLGRMLLLTLLAVLLAQGLSSLIWLSQLRASQMEGLLTSARSLAQSMAASVSYFRSLPLGYRPLVLDQLRSMGGTRFFVSLNDKPLDMEILPETPRKRAVLHEVEQVLRQRLGGAVDLTIEFVSPDDLRIFNSGIKLDELPRSWAHYALGLEPLSPPVLVTQIQIAPQEWLYLASLMPAPYVSLEDEGLPTQQLWFIVLTSAFLLLFIGLLVRWQSRPLKRLAKAARELSLGAEMQPLTEAGASEIVEVSRAFNNMRQRISRYLTERGQLFSAISHDLRTPITRLRLRVELLEDEAQQIKFTRDLDELELLVKGALQCVKDTDIHENIEAVDLNLLIEHIVEPYQACDQTRVTLDGRALATYPGKPLALKRCIGNLLDNALKYGERAHLHVEDGKQALVLHVDDEGPGVPEQRLEQVFEPHVRLSGQQQGYGLGLGIARNIAHAHGGELSIRNLQQGGLRVTLTLPR; encoded by the coding sequence GTGCCGCGTTCGCTGCTCGGGCGCATGCTGTTGTTGACCCTGCTGGCGGTGTTGTTGGCCCAGGGCTTGTCGAGCCTGATCTGGCTGTCTCAGCTGCGTGCCAGCCAGATGGAAGGCTTGCTCACCAGCGCCCGCAGCCTGGCGCAGTCGATGGCGGCCAGCGTCAGCTACTTCCGCTCGTTGCCGCTGGGCTATCGCCCGCTGGTGCTCGATCAGTTGCGCAGCATGGGCGGTACACGTTTCTTCGTGTCGCTCAACGACAAGCCGCTGGACATGGAAATCCTCCCGGAGACGCCGCGCAAGCGTGCGGTGCTGCACGAAGTGGAGCAGGTATTGCGCCAGCGTCTGGGCGGCGCGGTGGACCTGACCATCGAGTTCGTCAGCCCGGACGACCTGCGTATCTTCAACAGCGGCATCAAGCTCGATGAGTTGCCGCGTTCCTGGGCGCACTACGCGCTGGGCCTCGAACCGCTGTCACCGCCGGTGCTGGTGACGCAGATCCAGATTGCACCGCAGGAATGGCTCTATCTGGCCTCGCTGATGCCGGCACCCTACGTCAGCCTGGAGGACGAGGGACTGCCGACCCAGCAGCTGTGGTTCATCGTGCTCACCAGCGCCTTTCTGTTGCTGTTCATCGGCCTGCTGGTGCGCTGGCAGAGCCGGCCGCTGAAGCGCTTGGCCAAGGCGGCACGAGAGTTGTCGCTGGGCGCCGAGATGCAGCCGCTGACCGAGGCCGGTGCCAGCGAGATCGTCGAGGTGAGCCGAGCCTTCAACAACATGCGCCAGCGCATCAGCCGCTATCTGACCGAACGCGGCCAGCTGTTCAGCGCGATTTCCCATGACCTGCGCACGCCCATCACGCGCCTGCGTCTGCGTGTCGAGCTGCTGGAAGACGAAGCGCAGCAGATCAAGTTCACCCGCGACCTCGACGAGCTGGAGCTGCTGGTCAAGGGCGCGCTGCAATGCGTGAAGGACACCGACATCCACGAGAACATCGAGGCGGTGGACCTCAATCTGCTCATCGAGCACATCGTCGAGCCCTACCAGGCCTGCGACCAGACCCGCGTGACCCTGGATGGGCGCGCGCTGGCGACCTACCCCGGCAAGCCGCTGGCGCTCAAGCGCTGCATCGGTAACCTGCTGGACAATGCCCTCAAATACGGCGAGCGCGCCCACCTGCATGTCGAGGATGGCAAGCAAGCGCTGGTGCTGCACGTCGATGACGAGGGCCCAGGCGTGCCCGAGCAGCGCCTGGAGCAGGTCTTCGAACCCCACGTGCGGCTCTCCGGCCAGCAGCAGGGCTACGGGCTGGGCCTGGGTATCGCGCGCAACATCGCCCATGCCCACGGCGGCGAGCTGAGCATACGCAACCTGCAGCAGGGAGGGCTGAGGGTGACCCTGACGCTACCGCGCTGA
- a CDS encoding ABC transporter substrate-binding protein — MKAIHRLALSVSLALPMFAHAGEVEVLHWWTSGGEKRAADTLQKLVEQKGHTWKDFAVAGGGGEAAMTVLKTRAVSGNPPSAAQIKGPDIQEWGELGLLANLDDTAKAERWDELLPEQVRKIMQYDGSYVAVPVNVHRVNWLWINPEVFEKAGATPPKTLDEFFAAADKLKAAGLIPVAHGGQPWQDGTVFEGFVLSILGPDDYHKAFVELDNDTLTGDKMVQAFTALKKLRDYIDADAAGREWNRATGMVIDGKAGMQIMGDWAKSEFTAANKVAGEDYQCLPFPGTQGSFAYNIDSLAMFKLSDDDNRKAQEDLARTVLEPEFQTFFNQNKGSIPVRQDQDMSEFDACAQQSMTDFKEAAKGSGLQPSLTHGMAASSYVQGAVFDVVTNFFNDPKADPQKAAKQLAAAIQAVQ; from the coding sequence ATGAAAGCGATCCATCGTCTCGCTCTTTCCGTCTCCCTTGCCCTGCCAATGTTCGCCCATGCCGGCGAGGTCGAAGTTCTGCACTGGTGGACCTCGGGTGGCGAGAAGCGCGCCGCCGACACCCTGCAGAAGCTGGTCGAGCAGAAAGGCCATACCTGGAAGGACTTCGCCGTCGCCGGTGGTGGCGGCGAGGCTGCCATGACCGTACTGAAGACTCGCGCGGTTTCCGGCAACCCGCCGTCCGCCGCGCAGATCAAGGGCCCGGACATCCAGGAGTGGGGCGAACTCGGTCTGCTCGCCAACCTCGATGACACCGCCAAGGCCGAGCGCTGGGACGAGCTGCTGCCCGAGCAGGTGCGCAAGATCATGCAGTACGACGGCTCCTACGTCGCGGTGCCGGTCAACGTGCATCGGGTCAACTGGCTGTGGATCAACCCGGAGGTATTCGAGAAGGCTGGCGCCACGCCGCCGAAGACCCTCGACGAATTCTTCGCCGCGGCCGACAAGCTCAAGGCCGCCGGCTTAATCCCGGTTGCCCACGGTGGCCAGCCCTGGCAGGACGGCACCGTGTTCGAGGGCTTCGTGCTGAGCATTCTCGGCCCGGACGACTACCACAAGGCCTTCGTCGAGCTGGATAACGACACCCTGACCGGCGACAAGATGGTCCAGGCTTTCACTGCCCTGAAGAAGCTGCGCGACTACATCGACGCCGACGCCGCTGGCCGGGAGTGGAACCGTGCTACCGGCATGGTTATCGACGGCAAGGCCGGCATGCAGATCATGGGCGACTGGGCCAAGAGCGAGTTCACCGCTGCCAACAAGGTGGCTGGCGAGGATTACCAGTGCCTGCCGTTCCCCGGCACCCAGGGCAGCTTCGCCTACAACATCGACTCCCTGGCGATGTTCAAGCTCAGCGACGATGACAACCGTAAGGCCCAGGAAGACCTGGCGCGCACGGTGCTGGAGCCGGAATTCCAGACCTTCTTCAACCAGAACAAGGGCTCGATTCCGGTTCGCCAGGACCAGGACATGAGCGAGTTCGACGCCTGCGCCCAGCAGTCGATGACCGACTTCAAGGAGGCCGCCAAGGGCAGCGGCCTGCAACCCAGCCTGACCCATGGCATGGCCGCTTCGAGCTATGTGCAGGGCGCGGTGTTCGACGTCGTCACCAACTTCTTCAACGACCCCAAGGCCGACCCGCAAAAGGCGGCCAAGCAACTGGCGGCGGCGATCCAGGCCGTGCAGTAA
- a CDS encoding sugar ABC transporter permease yields the protein MSSIALQARPAKASPLDALQRWLPKLVLAPSMLIVLVGFYAYIGWTFLLSFTNSRFMPSYKWAGLQQYERLWDNDRWWVASQNLVVFGGLFIVISLVIGVVLAVLLDQRIRREGLIRTIYLYPMALSMIVTGTAWQWLLNPGLGLDKLLRDWGWEGFRFDWLVDPDRVIYCLVIAAVWQASGFVMALFLAGLRSVDQSIIRAAQVDGASLPTIYLRIVLPSLRPVFFSALMILAHIAIKSFDLVAAMTAGGPGYSSDLPAMFMYAHTFTRGQMGLGAASAMLMLGAVMAIIVPYLYSELRNKRHV from the coding sequence ATGAGTTCCATCGCGCTTCAAGCCAGGCCCGCCAAGGCCTCGCCGCTCGACGCCCTGCAGCGCTGGCTGCCCAAGCTGGTGCTGGCGCCGAGCATGCTGATCGTGCTGGTCGGCTTCTACGCCTACATCGGCTGGACCTTCCTGCTCTCGTTCACCAACTCACGCTTCATGCCCAGCTACAAGTGGGCCGGCCTGCAACAGTACGAGCGCCTGTGGGACAACGACCGCTGGTGGGTCGCCAGCCAGAACCTGGTGGTCTTCGGCGGCCTGTTCATCGTCATCAGCCTGGTGATCGGTGTGGTGCTTGCCGTACTGCTGGACCAGCGCATCCGTCGCGAGGGGCTGATCCGCACCATCTACCTGTACCCCATGGCGCTGTCGATGATCGTCACCGGCACCGCCTGGCAGTGGTTGCTCAATCCCGGCCTGGGCCTGGACAAGCTGCTGCGCGACTGGGGCTGGGAAGGTTTTCGCTTCGACTGGCTGGTGGACCCGGACCGGGTCATCTACTGCCTGGTGATCGCCGCCGTGTGGCAGGCCTCGGGCTTCGTCATGGCGCTGTTCCTGGCGGGTCTGCGCAGCGTCGATCAGTCGATCATCCGCGCCGCCCAGGTCGACGGCGCCAGCCTGCCGACCATCTACCTGCGCATCGTGCTGCCGAGCCTGCGCCCGGTGTTCTTCAGCGCGCTGATGATCCTCGCGCACATCGCGATCAAGAGCTTCGACCTGGTGGCGGCGATGACGGCTGGCGGCCCCGGCTACTCCAGCGACCTGCCGGCGATGTTCATGTACGCCCACACCTTCACCCGCGGCCAGATGGGGTTGGGGGCGGCGAGCGCCATGCTGATGCTCGGCGCGGTGATGGCGATCATCGTGCCGTACCTGTATTCCGAGCTGAGGAACAAGCGCCATGTCTGA
- a CDS encoding carbohydrate ABC transporter permease: MSDFAQPRLTLGRLTIHATLLLACAVYLVPLIVMLLTSFKTPEDIRTGNLLSWPEAFSAMGWLTAWDSIGGYFWNSVKIVIPAVLISTALGAINGYVLSMWRFRGSQLFFGLLLFGCFLPFQVILLPASFTLGKLGLANTTTGLVLVHVVYGLAFTTLFFRNFYVSVPDALVRAARLDGAGFFTIFGRILLPMSVPIIMVCLIWQFTQIWNDFLFGVVFASGDTQPVTVALNNLVNTSTGAKQYNVDMAAAMIAGLPTLVVYVVAGKYFLRGLTAGAVKG, encoded by the coding sequence ATGTCTGACTTCGCGCAACCGCGCCTGACCCTCGGGCGCCTGACCATCCATGCCACCCTGTTGCTGGCCTGCGCCGTCTACCTGGTGCCGCTGATCGTGATGCTGCTGACCAGCTTCAAGACCCCGGAAGACATCCGTACCGGCAATCTGCTGAGCTGGCCGGAAGCGTTCAGCGCCATGGGCTGGCTGACGGCCTGGGACAGCATCGGCGGCTACTTCTGGAACTCGGTGAAGATCGTCATCCCGGCTGTGCTGATCTCCACTGCGCTGGGGGCGATCAATGGCTACGTGCTGTCGATGTGGCGCTTCCGCGGCTCGCAGCTGTTCTTCGGCCTGCTGCTGTTCGGCTGCTTCCTGCCATTCCAGGTGATCCTGCTGCCGGCGTCCTTCACCCTCGGCAAGCTCGGCCTGGCCAACACCACCACCGGTCTGGTGCTGGTCCACGTGGTCTACGGGCTGGCCTTCACCACGCTGTTCTTCCGCAACTTCTACGTCAGTGTGCCAGATGCACTGGTTCGCGCGGCGCGGCTGGACGGCGCCGGCTTCTTCACCATTTTCGGACGCATCCTGCTGCCGATGTCGGTGCCGATCATCATGGTCTGCCTGATCTGGCAGTTCACCCAGATCTGGAACGATTTCCTCTTCGGCGTGGTGTTCGCCAGTGGCGATACCCAGCCGGTCACCGTGGCGCTGAACAACCTGGTCAACACCAGCACTGGCGCCAAGCAATACAACGTCGACATGGCCGCAGCGATGATCGCCGGCCTGCCCACGCTGGTGGTCTACGTGGTCGCCGGCAAATATTTCCTGCGCGGGCTGACTGCCGGCGCCGTCAAGGGTTGA
- the ugpC gene encoding sn-glycerol-3-phosphate ABC transporter ATP-binding protein UgpC translates to MASLELRNVQKSYGNSQIATLKEIALKIDAGEFLILVGPSGCGKSTLMNCIAGLENITGGEILVDGEDISQASPKDRDIAMVFQSYALYPTMSVRDNIAFGLKMRKVPAAKIEEEVARVAKLLQIEPLLERKPAQLSGGQQQRVAMGRALARRPKIYLFDEPLSNLDAKLRVEMRTEIKLMHQRLKTTTVYVTHDQIEAMTLGDKVAVMKDGVIQQFGTPHEIYNDPANLFVASFIGSPPMNFVPLRIRQRDGRWVGVLNSEQGSCELPLPITSDDGLRDRELILGIRPEQIGLAEVGTADFSLAVDIEVVEPTGPDTLVVFTLNQVKACCRLTPDQAPRVGETLNLQFDPRKALLFDAQTGERLGVVQPEPVRESKVTRLVSNGTGTAQ, encoded by the coding sequence ATGGCTTCCCTGGAACTGCGCAACGTTCAAAAGAGTTATGGCAACAGCCAGATCGCAACGCTCAAGGAGATCGCGCTGAAGATCGACGCCGGTGAGTTCCTGATCCTCGTCGGCCCCTCAGGCTGCGGTAAATCCACGCTGATGAACTGCATCGCCGGGCTGGAGAACATCACCGGCGGCGAGATTCTCGTCGACGGCGAGGACATCAGTCAGGCCAGCCCGAAGGATCGCGACATCGCCATGGTGTTCCAGTCCTACGCGCTGTATCCGACCATGAGCGTGCGCGACAACATCGCCTTCGGCCTGAAGATGCGCAAGGTGCCGGCGGCGAAGATCGAGGAGGAAGTGGCGCGGGTGGCCAAGCTGCTGCAGATCGAGCCACTGCTCGAGCGCAAGCCGGCGCAGCTCTCCGGCGGCCAGCAGCAGCGCGTGGCCATGGGCCGGGCGCTGGCGCGGCGGCCGAAGATCTACCTGTTCGATGAGCCGCTGTCGAACCTCGACGCCAAGCTGCGGGTGGAGATGCGCACCGAAATCAAGCTGATGCACCAGCGCCTGAAGACCACCACGGTATATGTCACCCATGACCAGATCGAGGCGATGACCCTCGGCGACAAGGTCGCGGTGATGAAGGACGGCGTGATCCAGCAGTTCGGTACGCCGCACGAGATCTACAACGACCCGGCCAACCTGTTCGTCGCCAGCTTCATCGGCTCGCCGCCGATGAACTTCGTACCGCTGCGCATCCGCCAGCGCGACGGGCGCTGGGTCGGGGTGCTCAACAGCGAACAGGGCAGCTGCGAACTGCCGCTGCCGATCACCAGCGACGACGGCCTGCGTGATCGCGAACTCATCCTCGGCATTCGCCCTGAACAGATCGGCCTCGCCGAAGTCGGAACAGCTGATTTTTCGCTGGCGGTCGACATCGAAGTGGTGGAACCCACCGGGCCAGACACCTTGGTGGTGTTCACGCTGAATCAGGTCAAGGCCTGTTGCCGGTTGACACCGGACCAGGCTCCGCGAGTGGGGGAGACGCTCAATCTGCAGTTCGACCCGCGCAAGGCGCTGCTCTTCGATGCCCAGACCGGCGAGCGGCTTGGCGTCGTGCAGCCGGAGCCGGTGCGCGAGAGCAAGGTCACCCGGCTGGTTTCCAACGGAACGGGCACAGCGCAGTGA
- a CDS encoding carbohydrate porin codes for MNKTLTALGVASAIAGLSLPLGAHALEFTGYMRSGVGESVNSDSQSCFQLPGAPSKYRLGNECEQYAELDLRQDLYTFADGSVLSLEGMAALYNQYNHTPEFTGDHGWARMVQAYAEWSKVPALNNGSLWAGRRFYKRNDIHISDFYYWNQSATGAGVEDIEIGGLKYSYAFSRKDNVFQKDYVTRHDFNVGGFDSNPGGELELGLSYLDKPSRDDANSGWAVTVQHVQSDFLGGKNTLALQYGEGPGTGLGYTGDVTLDDSAKSWRVVEYFDWQVTPRFGGQAQLVYQKDKRADGGDQDWWSVGARPVYAFSEQFKLVAEVGHDQIDATDGTRKLTKFTIAPTWSPAGPGFWARPEFRLYYTYASWNEAAQRAANLMAEGTALSDTGAFGNARHGLNFGVQVEHWW; via the coding sequence ATGAACAAAACACTGACAGCCCTGGGCGTTGCCAGCGCCATTGCGGGTCTGAGCCTGCCTCTCGGCGCCCATGCCCTGGAGTTCACCGGTTACATGCGCAGCGGGGTCGGCGAATCGGTCAACAGCGATTCGCAGTCCTGCTTCCAATTGCCCGGTGCGCCGAGCAAGTACCGCCTGGGTAACGAGTGCGAGCAATACGCCGAGCTCGACCTGCGCCAGGACCTCTACACCTTCGCCGATGGCTCGGTACTGAGCCTGGAAGGCATGGCAGCGCTGTACAACCAGTACAACCACACCCCGGAATTCACCGGCGACCACGGTTGGGCGCGAATGGTCCAGGCCTATGCCGAATGGAGCAAGGTGCCGGCGCTGAATAACGGCTCGCTGTGGGCGGGCCGCCGTTTCTACAAGCGTAACGACATCCACATCTCCGACTTCTACTACTGGAACCAGAGCGCCACCGGCGCCGGTGTCGAGGACATCGAGATCGGCGGGCTGAAGTACAGCTACGCCTTCTCGCGCAAGGACAACGTGTTCCAGAAGGACTACGTCACCCGCCATGACTTCAACGTCGGTGGCTTCGACAGCAACCCGGGCGGTGAGCTGGAGCTCGGCCTGAGCTATCTCGACAAACCCAGTCGCGATGACGCCAACAGCGGTTGGGCGGTGACGGTGCAGCACGTGCAGTCCGACTTTCTCGGCGGCAAGAACACCCTGGCGCTGCAGTACGGCGAAGGGCCGGGCACCGGCCTCGGCTACACCGGCGACGTGACCCTGGATGACAGCGCCAAGAGCTGGCGGGTGGTGGAGTACTTCGACTGGCAGGTGACGCCGCGCTTCGGCGGCCAGGCCCAGCTGGTCTATCAGAAGGACAAGCGCGCCGACGGCGGCGATCAGGACTGGTGGTCGGTGGGGGCCCGCCCGGTCTATGCGTTCAGCGAGCAGTTCAAGCTCGTCGCCGAGGTCGGCCACGACCAGATCGACGCCACCGACGGCACGCGCAAACTGACGAAGTTCACCATCGCGCCGACCTGGTCACCCGCTGGCCCTGGCTTCTGGGCGCGGCCGGAGTTCCGTCTGTACTACACCTATGCCAGCTGGAACGAGGCGGCGCAGCGTGCGGCCAACCTGATGGCCGAAGGCACGGCGCTGTCGGACACCGGTGCGTTCGGCAATGCCCGCCATGGTTTGAACTTCGGCGTGCAGGTCGAACATTGGTGGTGA